Proteins encoded by one window of Paroedura picta isolate Pp20150507F chromosome 11, Ppicta_v3.0, whole genome shotgun sequence:
- the CCR4 gene encoding C-C chemokine receptor type 4, producing the protein MVTLNETSPTAAPPYFSSYDYNYNDVPELCKKDEVKNFGSWFLPTCYSLVFLFGLAGNILVIVVLLKYKRLRSMTDIYLLNLAISDLFFVFALPFWSYFVADEWVFGNGLCKFFSWVYLTGFYSGIFFITLMSIDRYLAVVHVVFALKARTVSYGFLTSLIVWQVAMAASIPGLVFSESVSENNHIVCRPNYPRDDMTWKLFTPLEFNILGLLVPFAVMFYCYTRILKALWHCRNENKKKAVKMIFVVMIVFLLFWTPYNIVLFLQCLHDIHIIEGCQISTILDYAFQASQMLSFFHCCLNPVIYFFLGQKFKKYIQLLFKKNAFYRTLCKPWGLPDTFLSELTASSRTQSTSDEEAL; encoded by the coding sequence ATGGTCACTTTGAACGAGACGTCACCTACTGCTGCACCTCCGTATTTTTCCTCCTATGACTATAATTACAACGATGTGCCGGAGCTATGTAAAAAAGATGAAGTGAAGAATTTTGGATCCTGGTTCCTTCCCACGTGTTATTCATTAGTTTTCCTGTTTGGCTTGGCGGGGAACATCCTGGTCATCGTAGTACTGCTGAAATACAAGAGGCTGAGAAGCATGACAGATATCTACCTTCTCAACCTTGCGATCTCAGACTTGTTCTTTGTTTTTGCTCTTCCTTTCTGGTCTTATTTTGTGGCAGACGAGTGGGTGTTTGGAAACGGGCTATGCAAATTCTTCTCGTGGGTCTATCTGACTGGTTTTTACAGCGGGATCTTTTTCATCACGCTGATGAGTATCGATCGGTATCTCGCGGTCGTTCACGTGgtgtttgccttgaaagccagaACGGTTAGCTACGGCTTTCTTACTAGCCTCATCGTGTGGCAAGTGGCCATGGCAGCTTCGATCCCAGGGCTGGTATTCAGCGaatctgtttctgaaaataaccATATTGTATGCCGGCCAAACTACCCCAGGGATGACATGACATGGAAACTTTTTACTCCTTTGGAATTTAACATTTTGGGCCTTCTGGTTCCCTTTGCAGTCATGTTCTATTGCTACACCAGGATCCTCAAGGCTTTGTGGCACTGCAGGAATGAAAACAAGAAGAAGGCAGTGAAGATGATCTTTGTTGTGATGATTGTATTTTTGCTCTTCTGGACCCCTTATAACATTGTCCTTTTCCTCCAGTGTCTGCACGACATACACATTATTGAAGGATGCCAAATCAGCACAATCCTAGACTATGCCTTTCAAGCATCCCAAATGTTGTCATTTTTTCACTGCTGTCTCAATCCGGTGATCTATTTCTTTTTGGGGCAAAAGTTCAAGAAATACATCCAGCTACTCTTTAAGAAGAACGCCTTTTATAGAACGCTTTGCAAACCTTGGGGGCTCCCTGACACTTTCCTCTCTGAGTTGACGGCCTCATCCCGCACCCAGTCCACCAGCGACGAAGAGGCACTCTGA